The following are encoded in a window of Oncorhynchus mykiss isolate Arlee chromosome 11, USDA_OmykA_1.1, whole genome shotgun sequence genomic DNA:
- the LOC118937397 gene encoding involucrin-like, whose protein sequence is MKERNGEGKGENDRNEKGKEKMTEKVKMTEKEKGREKMTEKEKGREKMTEQEKGKEKMTEQEKGREKMTEQEKGREKMTEQEKGKEKMTEQEKGKENMTEQEKGKEKMTEQEKGREKMTEKEKGREKMTEQEKGKEKMTEQEKGKEKMTEQEKGREKMTEQEKGREKMTEKVKMTEQEKGREKMTEKEKGSEKMTEKVKMPEKEKGGMKKRRRVKGK, encoded by the coding sequence ATGAAAGAGAGAAACGGAGAAGGGAAAGGAGAAAATGACAGAAATGAGAAGGGTAAGGAGAAGATGACAGAAAAGGTGAAGATGACAGAAAAGGAGAAGGGTAGGGAGAAGATGACAGAAAAGGAGAAGGGTAGGGAGAAGATGACAGAACAGGAGAAGGGTAAGGAGAAGATGACAGAAcaggagaagggtagagagaagaTGACAGAACAGGAGAAGGGTAGGGAGAAGATGACAGAACAGGAGAAGGGTAAGGAGAAGATGACAGAACAGGAGAAGGGTAAGGAGAATATGACAGAACAGGAGAAGGGTAAGGAGAAGATGACAGAAcaggagaagggtagagagaagaTGACAGAAAAGGAGAAGGGTAGGGAGAAGATGACAGAACAGGAGAAGGGTAAGGAGAAGATGACAGAACAGGAGAAGGGTAAGGAGAAGATGACAGAAcaggagaagggtagagagaagaTGACAGAACAGGAGAAGGGTAGGGAGAAGATGACAGAAAAGGTGAAGATGACAGAAcaggagaagggtagagagaagaTGACAGAAAAGGAGAAGGGTAGCGAGAAGATGACAGAAAAGGTGAAGATGCCAGAAAAGGAGAAGGGTGGGATGAAGAAAAGGAGGAGGGTGAAAGGGAAATAA